Proteins found in one Triticum urartu cultivar G1812 chromosome 4, Tu2.1, whole genome shotgun sequence genomic segment:
- the LOC125552475 gene encoding digalactosyldiacylglycerol synthase 2, chloroplastic-like: protein MSARRHFAVFTTASLPWMTGTSINPLFRAAYLAKDGGRDVTLVIPWLSLRDQELVYPNKIVFDSPLEQEGYVRRWIEERVDFRPSFSIKFYPAKFSKEMRSILPVGDITECIPDEMADIAVLEEPEHLNWYHHGRRWKNKFRRVIGVIHTNYLAYVRREKNGQVIACCLRYANTWVTRIYCHKIIRLSGATQDLPKSVICNVHGVNPKFLEVGRLKLKQLQNGEASFTKGAYYIGKMVWSKGYRELLDLLSKYQSRLSDLEVDLYGSGEDSDEIQESAERLSLAVNVHPGRDHADPLFHDYKVFINPSTTDVVCTTSAEALAMGKIVICANHPSNEFFKQFPNCRIYNNDEEFVQLTLNALAEQPTPLTDMQMYDLSWEAATDRFMEAAEINLPTAEPRIQQASKTYFPTFLRTRKLKQSLEDASVYLHQALSGLEVTRCAFGAVPKTLQPDEQLRKDLGLASPPKRKKQKQKLMT from the exons ATGTCGGCGAGGCGGCATTTCGCTGTGTTCACCACCGCGAGCCTTCCGTGGATGACGGGGACTTCCATCAACCCGTTGTTCCGTGCGGCCTACCTTGCCAAGGATGGGGGTAGAGACGTCACCTTGGTGATCCCCTGGCTTTCTCTAAGGGACCAAGAGTTGGTTTACCCAAACAAGATTGTGTTTGATTCGCCGTTGGAGCAAGAGGGTTATGTTCGTCGCTGGATTGAGGAGAGGGTCGACTTCAGGCCATCGTTCAGCATCAAATTCTACCCTGCTAAG TTTTCTAAAGAAATGAGAAGCATTCTACCTGTTGGGGATATCACAGAATGCATTCCGGATGAAATGGCCGATATTGCTGTTCTAGAGGAGCCTGAGCATCTAAATTGGTACCACCATGGGCGAAGATGGAAAAATAAGTTCAGGCGAGTGATAggtgtgattcacacaaattatCTAGCATATGTGAGAAGAGAAAAGAATGGACAAGTAATTGCCTGTTGCCTCCGATATGCGAACACCTGGGTTACCCGAATTTATTGCCACAAG ATAATCAGACTATCAGGTGCCACTCAAGATTTACCCAAATCTGTTATATGCAATGTCCATGGTGTGAATCCAAAATTTCTTGAGGTTGGCAGGCTAAAATTGAAGCAGCTGCAGAATGGAGAGGCATCCTTCACAAAAGGGGCATACTACATTGGGAAGATGGTGTGGAGTAAGGGTTATAGGGAGCTTCTTGACCTTCTGTCCAAATATCAGAGCAGGTTAAGTGATCTTGAAGTAGATTTATATGGTAGTGGAGAAGATTCAGATGAAATCCAAGAATCTGCAGAGCGCCTAAGTTTGGCTGTAAACGTTCACCCTGGTCGTGATCATGCAGATCCATTATTCCATGA CTATAAAGTATTCATCAATCCCAGCACAACAGATGTGGTCTGCACGACCTCAGCTGAGGCCCTTGCAATGGGAAAAATTGTTATCTGTGCCAATCACCCTTCAAATGAGTTCTTCAAGCAGTTCCCCAACTGCCGCATCTACAACAACGATGAAGAGTTTGTACAACTCACACTGAATGCTCTAGCAGAGCAGCCTACTCCATTAACCGATATGCAGATGTATGACTTGTCGTGGGAGGCAGCAACCGACAGATTCATGGAGGCTGCTGAGATAAACCTTCCTACAGCAGAGCCAAGAATCCAGCAAGCGTCCAAGACATACTTCCCCACTTTTCTAAGGACTCGTAAACTGAAGCAAAGTTTGGAGGATGCATCAGTATACCTGCACCAAGCACTCTCAGGGCTGGAGGTCACCCGTTGCGCCTTTGGTGCTGTTCCAAAGACACTGCAACCCGATGAGCAGCTGCGCAAAGATCTTGGCTTGGCTTCTCCCCCAAAGAGAAAAAAGCAGAAACAAAAGCTGATGACATGA
- the LOC125554064 gene encoding uncharacterized protein LOC125554064 — protein MDAYSKDSLRGVGGGDDGEKKVKRSESGTEEVDLTLGLSLGGWLGAKRRRLEGHAGSSSAAPAPPAPVGTNSSQGTGFPPNGVAVEPSALLRATLNPFPGSAGAAGVQPSATPLISSIKQEPVEGASFFVFP, from the coding sequence ATGGACGCCTACTCGAAGGACTCGCTGCGCGGCGTCGGCGGCGGAGACGACGGCGAGAAGAAGGTGAAGCGCTCGGAGTCGGGTACTGAGGAGGTGGACCTTACCCTCGGGCTGTCGCTCGGGGGGTGGTTAGGGGCGAAGAGGAGAAGACTCGAGGGGCATGCCGGGTCCTCATCGGCGGCGCCGGCGCCACCCGCGCCTGTCGGGACAAACTCATCGCAGGGGACTGGTTTCCCTCCGAATGGCGTCGCCGTGGAGCCCTCAGCTTTGCTGCGTGCGACCTTGAACCCTTTCCCTGGGAGCGCCGGCGCCGCTGGGGTCCAGCCGTCGGCGACCCCTTTGATCAGCAGCATCAAGCAGGAGCCCGTGGAAGGTGCGTCTTTCTTCGTGTTTCCATAA